The Actinotalea sp. JY-7876 sequence ACGCCGAACGTCATGCGGACGTTCGTCGAGAACGGCACCATCGACCGCTTCGGGCTCTGGGACGTCACGAAGCAGGGCGCACTCTCCGTCGCCGTCGCCAAGCGGCTGCTCGACGGTGAGGAGCTCAACGTGGGTGACACGTTCGAGGTCGAGGGCATCGGCACGGTCGAGGTCTCGCCCAACTCGGTCCAGGGCTACGACTACGAGGCCGACGGCAACGGCATCGTCGTGATGCCCGAGCGCGTGGTTTTCACCGCCGAGAACATCGCCGACTACGACTTCTGACGGCCCGGGTGGGGCGGACCCGGCCGGTCCGCCCCACCCGGCCACCAGCACTCCCCGAGGAGGGACAGTGGACAGCACCCGCCGGTACGGCGACGACGACTGGCCGGCGCAGGAACAGCTCCTGCGCGTCGCCTGGTACTACTACGTCGACGGCATGACGCAGGACGACATCGCCAAGCGGATCAACGTCTCGCGCGCGTCGGCCGGGCGCCTGCTCGAGCGGTGCCGGCAGTCCGGCGTCGTCAGCTTCACCATCAACTCGGAGTACTACAGCGCCTTCCGCGTCAGCCGGATGCTGAAGGAGAAGTTCGGCCTGCGGGAGGTGCTGGTCCCGCCGGGCCTGGAGACGGACGCGGAGCAGCAGTCGGTCGTCAACACGCGGCTGGGACGCGGGGGAGCGCAGTACCTCCAGAGCCACCTGCGGCCGGGCGACCTGCTGGGCATGGGGTGGGGCGACACGGTCCAGCAGACCATGGAGCAGCTCCAGCCGGACGCGCTCGCCGGCGTCCGCACGGTCAGCCTCACGGGCGGCGTCGGCGCCTACCTGGACAACCTGCGCCGGGCGCGGGCGGGCCGGGACCACGGCACGCTGGACGCGGTGCTCCCGACGCCGATCCTCGCCTCGTCCGAGGGCCTGGCCGAGGCGCTGCGGGCGGAGACGCAGGTGCAGCAGGGGCTCGACCTGGCCCGCCAGGCCGACCACGCGATCGTCGGGATCGGTGCGCTCAGCGGTGGCCCGACGCTCGCCAAGCTCGGCTACGCGGCCGAGGACGAGCTCGAGCGGAACGCGGCGGCCGGAGCGGTCGGCGACATCCTCGGCGTCTTCTACGACGCCGAGGGCACCCCGCTCGACCTGCCCATCCACCGGCGTCGCATCGGCATCGACCTCGACGACCTGCGCGCCATCCCCAACGTCGTCGGCGTCGCCGGCGGCCGGGCGAAGCTCGACGCCATCCGCGGCGCGCTGGGCGGCGGGTATCTCGACGTGCTCGTCACCACCGAGGAGGTCGCCCGGGCGCTCCTCGACGAGGAGGGCACCGAGACCGAGGACGTGGCATGAGCCACGTCCTCGCGATCGACGCCGGCACGGGCTCGGTCCGCGCCGCACTCTTCACGGTCGAGGGCCGGTTCGTGGCCGTCGCCTCCCGGCCGTGGGAGCACGACCCCGAGCCCGGGGTGCCGGGGTCGATGGGCTTCGCCACCGAGCGCAACCACGCCCTGGTCCTGGAGACCGTGCGCGAGGTGCTGGCCACGTCAGGGATCGGCGGCTCGGCCGTGCAGGCCGTCAGCGCGAGCGCGATGCGGGAAGGGCTCGTCGTCCTCGACGCCGCCGGCCGCGAGCTGTGGGCGTGCGCGAACGTGGACTCCCGGGCCGACGTCGAGGTGGTGGACCTCCAGGCCCGGACCGGCCTGCTGGAGGAGGTCTACCGCCGCAGCGGACAGACCTTCGCGCTCGCCGCCCAGCCCCGCCTTCTCTGGCTCGCGCGCCACCGCCCGGACCTCTACGAGCGCGCCGCGCGGGTGGTGATGCTCAGCGAGTGGGTGCTGCACCGGCTGGGCGCCGAGCCCGTGATGGAGCCCTCCAACGGCTCGACGTCCGGCATGCTCGCCCTGGCGACGCGCTCTGCCGACCCGGAGCTGGCCACCCTGTGCGGCCTGCGCGGCGACCTCGTGCCGGACGTCGTCGAGCCGGGGACCGCGGTCGGGAAGCTCTCGGACAGCGCCGCCGAGGCCACAGGACTGGCCGCCGGCATCCCGCTCGCCGTCGGGGGCGGCGACGCCCAGCTCGCGGCGCTCGGCCTGGGGCAGACGGAACCCGGCCAGGTCCTCCTGACCGGGGGGACCTTCTGGCAGCTCAACGTCAACATCGGGGAGCCGCTCACCCACCCGGACCTCGCGGTCCGGGTCAACGGCGCCGCCGTGCCCGGCCTGCGGCAGGCGGAGGCGATCGCGTTCCACCCCGGCACCGCCGTCCGGTGGTTCCGCGACACCTTCGCCGCGCCCGAGGTGGCGACCGCCCGCGAGGGGGGACGCAACCCGCTCGACGTGCTCACGGAGGCGGCGGCGCGGGTGCCGGTCGGTGCGGACGGCGTCATCCCGATCTTCAGCGACGTCATGGACTACCGGCACTGGCGGCACGCGGCGCCGTCGTTCCTCAACCTGTCCCTCGACGGCGGGCCGCGGCTCCGCGCGGCGATGTTCCGCTCGCTGCTGGAGAACGCCGCCGTCGTCTCGGCGGCGAACCTCGACCTCGTCTCCTCGTTCGCGCCCGTCGCCCCGGACGCCCCGGTGGTGTTCGCCGGCGGGGCCGCCGCGTCGCCCGTGTGGTCGCAGATCGTCGCCGACGCCCTCGGCCGGAGCCTGCGCGTGCCGAAGGTCACCGAGGCCACCGCGCAGGGGACCGCCGCCTGCGCCGCGACGGCGGCGGGCGCGCTCGGCACGCCGGCGGACGCCGCCGCGTGGGTGACCTGGGAACGGGAGGTCACCCCCGATCCCGAGCGGCACGAACGGTACCGGGAGGTCCGTGCCCGCTGGGAGACCGCCTACACGCCCCAGCGCGAGCTCGCGCGTCGGGGTGTGACCACCCCGATGTGGCACGCGCCGGGCAGCTGACCACCCTCACGACCGATCCACGCGAGAGAGAGCCACCGTGATCCACCGCCATCTTGACGACACCGAGCACCGGTTCGGGCAGTACGGGCCGGGCTACGTCATCCGCGGTCCTCGTACCGACGTCGGGCTCGTGCGCCTGCGCCCGGGCGACGACGCCTCGAACCACTACCACGCCGCCATCGAGGAGACGTTCGTGGTCCTCGAGGGGCGGGCCACGCTGTGGGTGGACGGACGCCGCGCCTACGCGGTCGGCGTCGGCGACGTCTACCAGATGGAGCCCGGCGAGCAGCACTACTTCGTCAACGAGTCCGACGAGGTGTTCCGGGCGCTGTTCATCAAGGCGCCGTTCGACCCGCAGGACGGCGTCCAGGTGCCGTGGGTCCCCGGCGAGCCTGAGCCCGACCTCGCTCCCTGAGCCCTCGTCGTGGGCACCACGACGACCACCCCACCCACGTCGACGAAGGGAATCACCGATGGCCGACCTCGAGGGCAACGTCTCGGCGAAGCAGTACCACGCGGACATCCCGCAGGAGACCCACGGGTTCCACGTCAAGGGAGCGTCCGGGCTCGACTTCGGCATGAAGCACCGGCTGGGCCGGATCTTCGACCCGGCCGACGGCCGGACCGTCATGCTCGCGTTCGACCACGGGTACTTCCAGGGCCCCACCAGCGGCCTGGAGCGGGTCGACCTGTCGATCGTGCCGCTCGCGGCTCACGCGGACGCGCTCATGGCGACCCGCGGCATCATCCGCTCGGTGATCCCCGCCGGCACGGGCACACCGCTGGTGGTCCGGGCGTCGGGGGGCCCGTCGGTGCTCAAGGAGCTGTCCGACGAGCGCGTGGCGATGGACATGGAGGACGCCGTGCGGATCGACGCCTCCGCCGTGGCCGTCCAGGTGTTCGTCGGCGGTGCCCACGAGACGCAGTCGGTGCACAACATGACGACCCTCGTGGACGCAGGCCTGCGGCTCGGCATCCCCGTGCTCGGCGTGACCGCGGTCGGCACGGAGCTCACGCGGGACGCCCGGTACCTGCGCCTGGCCACCCGGATGATCGCCGAGCTCGGCGCGCAGCTCGTGAAGACGTACTACTGCGACGGCGAGTTCGAGTCCGTCACGGCCGCGTGCCCCGTGCCCGTGATCATGGCCGGGGGGAAGAAGCTCCCGGTGCTGGACGCCCTGACCATGGCGCACGACGCGATCAGTCAGGGGGCGGCCGGTGTCGACATGGGGCGCAACATCTTCCAGCGGCAGGATCCCTCGGCCATGATCCGGGCCGTGCGTGCGGTGGTGCACGGCGGCGCCAAGCCGACGGAGGCGCTGGAGATGTACACGGACCTCTCGGGGGGCAAAGAGGACTGAGGTGGCAGAGAGGACTGAGGAGCTGATGCGCTCGACTCACTGGCCGACCGACCCGGCACCCGCGGACGGGGCCGACAGCCCTGCCGACGTCGTCCGCGCGTCGCGCCTCCTGGGGTCCGACCCCTCCCTGGTGCTCCACGGGGGTGGCAACACCTCGGTCAAGGACGAGGGGGTTCTCTACGTCAAGGGCTCCGGGCACGACATGAGCTCGATCGGACCAGAGGGTTTCGCGCCGCTGCGGCGGGCCGCGCTCGCCACCCTGCTGGCTCGGGATCAGGTGAGCGACACGGAGATGGTCGCCGCCCTGCGCGCTGCGCTGGTCGACGCGTCGGCGCCGAACCCCTCGATCGAGGCGCCGCTGCACGCCTTCCTGCCGTACGCAGCGGTCCTGCACACCCACGCGGACGCGATCGTGACGCTCACGGACACCGTGAACGGGGCGGCCCTCCTCGACGACCTGTTCGGTGACACCGCTCCGTTGCTGCCGTACTGCATGCCGGGCTTCGAGCTCGCCCGCCTCGTGCGTTCCCGCTGGCCCGAGATCGCCCGGGGCGGCGCGGTCGGGTTCGTCCTGGCGCACCACGGTGCGTTCACGTTCGGCGACGACGTCCGGACGGCGTACGAGCGGCACCTGCGCCTGGTCGATCTCGCCGAGTCGCTCATCGCGGAGCACACGGGCGTGCGCTTCGTCGACGACCCCCACGAGAGGGTCGTCGACGCGGCCGAGGACGGTGCGCTCGCCGCTTTCGCGAGAGAGGTGCGCGACGTCGTCGGCGGGGAGGTGGTGGCCGAGGCGGTCCGCTCGGACCAGGTCGACGTCTTCCTCGACAGGGCCGACCTCGCCGAGGTGACGAGCCGGGGGCCGACCACGCTCGAGCACGTCATCCACACGAAGCGCGTCCCTCTCATCGGTCGGGACGTCGAGCAGTACGTCGCCGACTACCGGGCCTACTTCACGCGGAACCGCCCCAGAGCCCGGATGCCGGTGCGGATGCTCGACCCGATGCCTCGCGTGGTCCTCGACCCCGAGCTCGGCCTGGTGGGGCTCGGCCGTACCGCCAAGCAGGCCCGGGTCGCGCGCGACATCTACCGGCACACGATCCGGGTGATGACGGCGGCGCAGGCGCTGGGCGGGTACGTCACGACCAGCGAGGGCGAGCAGTTCGACATGGAGTACTGGGAGCTCGAACAGGCCAAGCTCCGCTGATCGAACGACGCACCGGGAACCGTTCACTGAGCAACCGGGCCCTGGCCCTAGCGCAATGTTAGTCACTAACATTGCGCTATGACGCGGACCCGCGAACGACTGCGTGCGAGCGCGCTGCGCCTGTTCGCCGAGCTGGGGTTCGACGGCACCACCGTCCAGCGGATCGCCCAGGACGCCGGGGTCTCCCACATGACGTTCTTCCGGCACTTCCCGACGAAGGAGTCCGTCCTGTTCGACGACCCCTACGACGACGCCATCGCCTCCCAGGTCCTCGCTCAGGACCGGCGGCTCCCCGTCCTGGAGCGGGTGCGGCGTGGCCTCGCCGGCGCGTGGGGGCAGCTCCCGCCATCGGCCTCGGAGGAGACGCGGCTGCGGGTGCGGATCGTGGCGGAGCACCGCGGACTCATGGCGAGCGCGTGGTCGCACAACCGGCGCACCGGCGACCTCGTCGTGGAGGCGCTCGTGCTGGACGGGGTGGACCGCTTCGAGGCGCGGGTCGCCACCGGCGCGTGCCTGGGCGCACTCATGGAGGCGCTGTTCGACTGGGGTGCCGGGCCCGACGACCGCGACCTCGGCGACGTCGTCCTGCAGGCCCTCGCGGTGCTGGGGCCCGGCACCGGGGAACCGGCTCCCGACGGAGCGGCCGGATGACGGCGGGACGCGCGAAACCGGCCGTGGGTGGCGGCGTGCCGGACGATGCGCTCCTGCGCCTGCGCGGCATCTCCCGGACGTTCGGCACCGAGGTCGCCGTCGCCGGTGTCGACCTCACGGTGCGCCGCGGCGAGGTGCACGCCCTCGTGGGCCTCAACGGCGCGGGCAAGACGACGTTGATGCGGTTGTGCCTCGGGATGCTGCGGCCGGACGCCGGCAGCGCCGCCGTCACCACCGCCACAGGTGCGGTGAACGCGTGGCGAGCGCCGTCGCCGACCTGGGCGCGCACCGGGCACCTGGTCGGCGTGCCCTTCCTGTACGGCGAGCTCACCGTGACCGAGGTGATCCGCTCCGCCGCCCTCCTTCGCGGCGTCGACCGTCGGGACGTCCCGGTGCTGAGCGACCGCATCATCGACGAGCTGGAGCTGCGGCACTGGGCGGACCGTCGCTGCGCCCACCTGTCCACCGGCAACCGGCAACGCGTCGGGTTGGCGTGCGCAGCAGTCCATCGGCCGGAGCTCCTGGTGCTCGACGAGCCGACGAACGCCCTCGACCCCGCGGGCGTCCTCGTCGTGCGCCGCTGGCTCCAGGAGGCTCGCCGGCGCGGCACGGGCGTCCTGGTCTCGAGCCACCACCTCGACGAGGTCGCGCGCGTGGCCGACCGGATCACCGTCCTGCACCGCGGCACGGTCGTGGACACGCTGGCGCCCGGGGCCGTCGACCTCGAGCGGGCCTTCTTCGCCACGGTGTACCGGGCCGAGGCGAGTCGGACCGGGGAAGGCGTGAGCGAGTGGCCGGCATGAGGGCGGCGTGGCGGGTGGAGGTCCTGAAGCTGCGGCGCTCCGGCGTGGGACGCACCGCCGCCGTCGTGCTGACGCTCGTTCCCGTGGCCATGGCTGCGGCCTTCAGCGCCGTCGCGCTCGGCACCGGCGACAGCGTGATGGCGTCGAAGGTGCGTCCGATGATGCAGGGCACCGGCTGGGAGGGCTACCTCGGGGTCCTGGCGCAGATCCTGTCGGTGGCCGAGCTGCTCTGCGTGGGGATCGTGGTGAGCTGGTCGGTGGGCCGCGAGTTCACCGACGGCACCGTCACGGGGCTGCTCGCCCTGCCGACGCGGCCGGGCGCCATCGTGACGGCCAAGCTGGGAGCCGTCATGGTGGGCGCCGTGGGGGCTGCCGCGATCACCGCCGTCCTGGCGCTCGGCGTGGGCGGCGTCATCGGGCTGGGCGCGCCGGACGCGGACGCGCTCCGGGGCGTCGGACGCGTGCTCGCGGTCGCCGTCCTCATGGCGATGCTGGCGCTGCCGCTGGCGACCGTCGCGAGCGGACGTCGGGGCTATCTCCCTGCGATCGGGGCGCTGCTCTGCATCGTCGTCGTCACGCAGGTCGCCACCGTCGCCGGCGCGGGCGCGTGGTTCCCGTGGGCGGCACCCAGCCTCTGGGCGGGCATGGGGGGAGCCGACGCGGCGTCGGCGGTCCTGCCGGTCCAGCTGCTGATCGCGCTTCCCGTCGCAGGCCTCGCAGCGCTCTGGACCGCGGTGTGGTGGGAGCGGTCGGAGCTCGGGTGAACGCCCCACCGCCCGGTCAGCGTCGCCGCTTCGCCTCGTACATCCGGGCGTCGGCCTGCGCGAGCACCAGGTCGGCGCTCGGTGCCTCGCCCGCCTCGACGAAGGTCACGCCGACGCTTGCGGTGACGCTGATCGGCACTCCCTCGAGGCGCACGCTGCCGCCGACCGCCTCGGTGATGCGCCGCGCGAGGCGCTCGGCCTCGTCCTGGTCGTCGGCCGCACCGACGACCACGAACTCGTCGCCCCCGATCCGGGCCGCGACGTCGCCCGGGCGCACGGCGGCGCGCAGCCGGTCGGCGACCACCACGAGCAGCTGGTCGCCGATGCGGTGGCCGAGCCGGTCGTTGATCGCCTTGAACCAGTCGAGGTCGATGAAGACCACGGCGAGGCCCGCGCCCTGCCGCCGGTGGAGCATGAGGTCCATCTGCTCGAAGAGCAGGTCCCGGTTGGCCAGCCCGGTCAGCGGGTCGTGGGTGGCGCGGCGCTCCAGCTCCTCGCGGAGTGTGGCGGCCTCCTCGAGCGCCGCCTTGAGGTCCTCGATGTCGGTGCAGGTCCCGAACCACTTCACGATCGCGCCGGTGTCGTCGCGCATCGGGACCGCGCGGCCGAGCATCCAGCGGTAGACGCCGTCGTGGCGCCGCAGCCGGTACTCGATCTCGTAGGGCTGCCCGGTGCGGGTCGCCTCGGCCCACAACCGGCGCGACAGGGGACGATCGTC is a genomic window containing:
- a CDS encoding ABC transporter ATP-binding protein, whose protein sequence is MPDDALLRLRGISRTFGTEVAVAGVDLTVRRGEVHALVGLNGAGKTTLMRLCLGMLRPDAGSAAVTTATGAVNAWRAPSPTWARTGHLVGVPFLYGELTVTEVIRSAALLRGVDRRDVPVLSDRIIDELELRHWADRRCAHLSTGNRQRVGLACAAVHRPELLVLDEPTNALDPAGVLVVRRWLQEARRRGTGVLVSSHHLDEVARVADRITVLHRGTVVDTLAPGAVDLERAFFATVYRAEASRTGEGVSEWPA
- a CDS encoding TetR family transcriptional regulator, which produces MTRTRERLRASALRLFAELGFDGTTVQRIAQDAGVSHMTFFRHFPTKESVLFDDPYDDAIASQVLAQDRRLPVLERVRRGLAGAWGQLPPSASEETRLRVRIVAEHRGLMASAWSHNRRTGDLVVEALVLDGVDRFEARVATGACLGALMEALFDWGAGPDDRDLGDVVLQALAVLGPGTGEPAPDGAAG
- a CDS encoding ABC transporter permease, with product MRAAWRVEVLKLRRSGVGRTAAVVLTLVPVAMAAAFSAVALGTGDSVMASKVRPMMQGTGWEGYLGVLAQILSVAELLCVGIVVSWSVGREFTDGTVTGLLALPTRPGAIVTAKLGAVMVGAVGAAAITAVLALGVGGVIGLGAPDADALRGVGRVLAVAVLMAMLALPLATVASGRRGYLPAIGALLCIVVVTQVATVAGAGAWFPWAAPSLWAGMGGADAASAVLPVQLLIALPVAGLAALWTAVWWERSELG
- the lsrF gene encoding 3-hydroxy-5-phosphonooxypentane-2,4-dione thiolase encodes the protein MADLEGNVSAKQYHADIPQETHGFHVKGASGLDFGMKHRLGRIFDPADGRTVMLAFDHGYFQGPTSGLERVDLSIVPLAAHADALMATRGIIRSVIPAGTGTPLVVRASGGPSVLKELSDERVAMDMEDAVRIDASAVAVQVFVGGAHETQSVHNMTTLVDAGLRLGIPVLGVTAVGTELTRDARYLRLATRMIAELGAQLVKTYYCDGEFESVTAACPVPVIMAGGKKLPVLDALTMAHDAISQGAAGVDMGRNIFQRQDPSAMIRAVRAVVHGGAKPTEALEMYTDLSGGKED
- a CDS encoding cupin domain-containing protein — encoded protein: MIHRHLDDTEHRFGQYGPGYVIRGPRTDVGLVRLRPGDDASNHYHAAIEETFVVLEGRATLWVDGRRAYAVGVGDVYQMEPGEQHYFVNESDEVFRALFIKAPFDPQDGVQVPWVPGEPEPDLAP
- a CDS encoding class II aldolase/adducin family protein, which translates into the protein MAERTEELMRSTHWPTDPAPADGADSPADVVRASRLLGSDPSLVLHGGGNTSVKDEGVLYVKGSGHDMSSIGPEGFAPLRRAALATLLARDQVSDTEMVAALRAALVDASAPNPSIEAPLHAFLPYAAVLHTHADAIVTLTDTVNGAALLDDLFGDTAPLLPYCMPGFELARLVRSRWPEIARGGAVGFVLAHHGAFTFGDDVRTAYERHLRLVDLAESLIAEHTGVRFVDDPHERVVDAAEDGALAAFAREVRDVVGGEVVAEAVRSDQVDVFLDRADLAEVTSRGPTTLEHVIHTKRVPLIGRDVEQYVADYRAYFTRNRPRARMPVRMLDPMPRVVLDPELGLVGLGRTAKQARVARDIYRHTIRVMTAAQALGGYVTTSEGEQFDMEYWELEQAKLR
- a CDS encoding sensor domain-containing diguanylate cyclase, whose translation is MLLARPACPDLPSVEGAEAGWAELVSTLPQIVWVARPDGYHTYFNQQWLDYTGLTLAESLGDGWNPPFHPDDRPLSRRLWAEATRTGQPYEIEYRLRRHDGVYRWMLGRAVPMRDDTGAIVKWFGTCTDIEDLKAALEEAATLREELERRATHDPLTGLANRDLLFEQMDLMLHRRQGAGLAVVFIDLDWFKAINDRLGHRIGDQLLVVVADRLRAAVRPGDVAARIGGDEFVVVGAADDQDEAERLARRITEAVGGSVRLEGVPISVTASVGVTFVEAGEAPSADLVLAQADARMYEAKRRR
- the lsrK gene encoding autoinducer-2 kinase yields the protein MSHVLAIDAGTGSVRAALFTVEGRFVAVASRPWEHDPEPGVPGSMGFATERNHALVLETVREVLATSGIGGSAVQAVSASAMREGLVVLDAAGRELWACANVDSRADVEVVDLQARTGLLEEVYRRSGQTFALAAQPRLLWLARHRPDLYERAARVVMLSEWVLHRLGAEPVMEPSNGSTSGMLALATRSADPELATLCGLRGDLVPDVVEPGTAVGKLSDSAAEATGLAAGIPLAVGGGDAQLAALGLGQTEPGQVLLTGGTFWQLNVNIGEPLTHPDLAVRVNGAAVPGLRQAEAIAFHPGTAVRWFRDTFAAPEVATAREGGRNPLDVLTEAAARVPVGADGVIPIFSDVMDYRHWRHAAPSFLNLSLDGGPRLRAAMFRSLLENAAVVSAANLDLVSSFAPVAPDAPVVFAGGAAASPVWSQIVADALGRSLRVPKVTEATAQGTAACAATAAGALGTPADAAAWVTWEREVTPDPERHERYREVRARWETAYTPQRELARRGVTTPMWHAPGS
- a CDS encoding sugar-binding transcriptional regulator produces the protein MDSTRRYGDDDWPAQEQLLRVAWYYYVDGMTQDDIAKRINVSRASAGRLLERCRQSGVVSFTINSEYYSAFRVSRMLKEKFGLREVLVPPGLETDAEQQSVVNTRLGRGGAQYLQSHLRPGDLLGMGWGDTVQQTMEQLQPDALAGVRTVSLTGGVGAYLDNLRRARAGRDHGTLDAVLPTPILASSEGLAEALRAETQVQQGLDLARQADHAIVGIGALSGGPTLAKLGYAAEDELERNAAAGAVGDILGVFYDAEGTPLDLPIHRRRIGIDLDDLRAIPNVVGVAGGRAKLDAIRGALGGGYLDVLVTTEEVARALLDEEGTETEDVA